The following DNA comes from Chloroflexota bacterium.
CGACGAGCGTCACGCCTTCCAGCATCCAGCGCTCGCGGATGCGCTCCTGCAGGGAAGTCTCGGCGAGCGCGAGGTCATCGCGCGTGTTCACGCCGATGACGTCGCGCGGGTCGTCTGCTGCGACGGCGTGGACGATCTCGCCCCTAGCGCGGAAGAGGGTTGCCAGGGCCGTCAGGTACAGCTCGCCGTTGGGCGCAGGCGAGGGCAGGGAGAGCGCGTCCCAGAGGCCCTGGGTGCGGAGCGCGTACAGGCCGCCGTTGACCTCGTTCACCGCGCGCTGCTCCGGCGTGGCGTCGCGCTCCTCGACGATGGCCTCCACGCAGCCGTCGTCCCCTCGCAGGATGCGGCCGAGGCCGGGCTGCAGGGGATTTTCGACAGTCAGCAGGGTCATACTCGCGCCCGTCGCCTCGTGGGCGGCCATCAACCGCTCGATGACGCCGGGGGGAATGAGGGGGGTGTCGCCGTTCATGACGAGGACGTGCCCGGTGGACTTATCGACGCTGCCCTCAGCCGCAAGGAGAGCGCTGCCCGTACCGGTGGGGGATTCCTGCACGGCAAACCGCGCTCGGCCCGCCAGATGCGCCGGCAGCGCGCCGGCGTCCCGCGGCACGACGACGACGGGGGCATCATGACCGGCGGCGGCGAGCGCGGAGAAAACGTGGTCGATGATGGGCAGACCGCCGACGGGATGGAGGGGCTTGGGAAGGGCAGAACGCATCCGGGCGCCGGTTCCCGCGGCCAGAACGACTGCTTGCCAGGCGCTCACAGGTCTGCCGTCCACCGCCGATGTTTCGGCGCCGGCTAAGAAGGGCTCTTCCTTGAAAGGACTACTAAAGGGTTGGCCTCCATGGGCATGCTGTTGCGCACATATGCTAGGGAAATACTGTTCCCATTGTCAAGGAGCACGGGTGGGCCATGAGGCCCACCTGCTGGGTATAATGGCAGCGAAACGCAAGGATGGAGGAAGACATGGAAATCTCCGAATTCACTGGCGACGGCATGCGCGTCATCAAGACGAAGACCGCCCCCGGCGAGTCGTGCGGCTATGCGTACCGCCGACGCCGCATCGACGTCACTGTTCCCGCCGAGACGGACCCCATTCCCATCGATCGCAACCAACT
Coding sequences within:
- the glmU gene encoding bifunctional UDP-N-acetylglucosamine diphosphorylase/glucosamine-1-phosphate N-acetyltransferase GlmU — encoded protein: MDGRPVSAWQAVVLAAGTGARMRSALPKPLHPVGGLPIIDHVFSALAAAGHDAPVVVVPRDAGALPAHLAGRARFAVQESPTGTGSALLAAEGSVDKSTGHVLVMNGDTPLIPPGVIERLMAAHEATGASMTLLTVENPLQPGLGRILRGDDGCVEAIVEERDATPEQRAVNEVNGGLYALRTQGLWDALSLPSPAPNGELYLTALATLFRARGEIVHAVAADDPRDVIGVNTRDDLALAETSLQERIRERWMLEGVTLVDPSATYIDIGVTLGRDTVVHPNTHLRGCTRIGERCVIGPNAVIRDSVIGDGCTVVASMLEEATLETGADVGPFSHLRPGAHVGTGAHVGNFVEIKDSSLGRGVKAGHFSYIGDATVGDGANIGAGAVTANYDGAGKRRTEIEADAFVGSDTVLVAPVRVGKGARTGAGAVVTRDVADGETVVGVPARPIDAGGGDSTEQER